In Streptomyces paludis, the genomic stretch CGCGTTCGACGGCGGCGAGGCAGAGCGCCTCGATACAGCCGCGGTTGCCGCAGTCGCACGTACGCGGGGGCACGCGCGCGTGCCGGACGCTGGCGTCCGGCCGGGGTCCGTCCGTGGGCCATGGCCCGTCGGGCCCGTCGAGCTGAATGACCTGGTGGCCGAACTCGCCCGCGCCGGTACGCGCGCCGCGGTGAAGCGCGCCCCGGAGGACCAGGCCGGCGCCCAGGCCCGTACCGAAGTGCAGATACGCGAACGAGTCGCCGGCCCCACGCAGGGCGAGGGCGAGGGCGGCGGCGTTGGTGTCCTTGTCGAGCACGACGGGGAGCCCGAGACGGGCGGCGAGATCGTCGCGCAGGGGGTGGCCGGCCCACTGCGGAAAGCCGGTGACGCGGCCGAGGACGCCGGTGGCGTGGTCGAGCGGGCCCGGCATGGCGACGCCGACGCCGAGCAGATTCCCAACGGGAGCGGCAGGACCGGTTAAACCGGCGGGACCGGCGGGACCGGCGGGACCGGTAGAACCGGCGGGACCGGCAGGACCGGCGGGTCCAACGGGAAGCCCTCCGGCGCCGGAACCGCCACCAGCACGCCCGCCCGGGCCGGCCGCCCGCACCACCGCGGCCACCTGCGCCGCCAGCTCCCCCGCGACGCGCGCCGCACCCGCGCCCGTACCCGCGCCGAGGTCGAGCGGTGCGGTCCGTACGGCCACCGGCCCGCCCGCCAGGTCCACCAGCACCGCCGTCACCTCGTCCCGCTCCAGGTGCAGCCCCACCGCGTAACCGGCCGACGGGACCAGCCGCAGTACGGTCCGGGGCTTGCCTCCCGTGGACGCGCGGCGCCCGGCCTCCGCCACGAGGCCCTCCGTGCGCAACCTCGCCGTGATCTTGCTGACCGCCTGCGGGGTGAGCCCGGTGCGCTCGGCGAGTTCGAGCCGGCTGATGCCGCCCTCACCGGCCGTGCGCAGGAGGTCGAGCACCAGGGCGGCGTTATGACCGCGCAGCACCGGGAGGTTGGCACCGGCGCCGCTTCTGCGCGCGCCTGCCGCGCCTGCCGCGCCCGCCGCGCCTCTCGTCCCTGCGGTGCCCGCCGCTTCTGCCGCACCCGCTGTGCCCACCGCGTCTTTCGCATCTCGCATCGTCCCTGTATTGTGCCGCGCGCTTGCCCTTTGGCAACAGCGTTGCTTAAGTGGGCGCATGACTGGCACGACTGATACGCCCGGCGCTCCTTCCCCGCTGCGCGTCGGACTCATCGGCTACGGCGTCGCGGGCGCCTTCTTCCATGCCCCGCTGATCGCCGCCACCGACGGGCTGGTGCTGGACACGATCGTCACGTCCAGCGAGGAGCGGCGTGCGCGGGCGCGCGCCGAGTTCCCGGACGTACGGTTCGAGGTCGCGCCGGAGGCCCTGTGGAGCGCGGACCGGCCCGGAAAGCTCGACCTGATCGTCATCGCCTCCCCCAACAGGACCCATGTCCCCTTCGCGACCGCCGCCCTGAAGGCCGGTCTGCCCGTTGTCGTGGACAAGCCGCTCGCGGGCAGCGCGGCCGAGGCGCGCGAGCTGGCGGCGCTCGCGGAGGAGCGCGGACTGCTGCACTCCGTCTTCCAGAACCGCCGCTGGGACAACGACTTCCTCACGCTCACCCGGCTGATCGGCGCCGGCGAGCTGGGCGACGTACAGCGCTTTGAATCGCGCTTCGAGCGGTGGCGGCCCCAGCTCAAGGGCGGCTGGCGCGAGTCGGGCGCGGCGGAGGAGATCGGCGGGCTGCTGTACGACCTCGGCAGCCATGTCGTCGACCAGGCGCTGACGCTGTTCGGCCCGGCGGTACGGGTGTACGCGGAGGCGGACGTACGGCGGCCGGGCGCCGCGGC encodes the following:
- a CDS encoding ROK family transcriptional regulator, with amino-acid sequence MRDAKDAVGTAGAAEAAGTAGTRGAAGAAGAAGARRSGAGANLPVLRGHNAALVLDLLRTAGEGGISRLELAERTGLTPQAVSKITARLRTEGLVAEAGRRASTGGKPRTVLRLVPSAGYAVGLHLERDEVTAVLVDLAGGPVAVRTAPLDLGAGTGAGAARVAGELAAQVAAVVRAAGPGGRAGGGSGAGGLPVGPAGPAGPAGSTGPAGPAGPAGLTGPAAPVGNLLGVGVAMPGPLDHATGVLGRVTGFPQWAGHPLRDDLAARLGLPVVLDKDTNAAALALALRGAGDSFAYLHFGTGLGAGLVLRGALHRGARTGAGEFGHQVIQLDGPDGPWPTDGPRPDASVRHARVPPRTCDCGNRGCIEALCLAAVERGDPDEAARVLGAGAANLVGLLGIDRVLLGGRTVAAYEERFVRGVRAAVAGRAPRTAIGTAVPVGAAGGGPHLVAEGAAQLILAPLFGQGFTTGPTTGFSTGSTAGFTTAYAGSVRPLRAPGTPG
- a CDS encoding Gfo/Idh/MocA family oxidoreductase, whose translation is MTGTTDTPGAPSPLRVGLIGYGVAGAFFHAPLIAATDGLVLDTIVTSSEERRARARAEFPDVRFEVAPEALWSADRPGKLDLIVIASPNRTHVPFATAALKAGLPVVVDKPLAGSAAEARELAALAEERGLLHSVFQNRRWDNDFLTLTRLIGAGELGDVQRFESRFERWRPQLKGGWRESGAAEEIGGLLYDLGSHVVDQALTLFGPAVRVYAEADVRRPGAAADDDTFIAITHAGGVRSHLYVSATAAQLGPRFRVLGSAAGYVKYGLDPQEADLRAGLRPGSGVGWGVEPEALWGRIGAGQSPLTGGGNPVETEPGDYPAYYANIASALREGTEPAVTVRQVAAALDVLEAAVRSAREGVTVTLGDGEQ